Within Pungitius pungitius chromosome 18, fPunPun2.1, whole genome shotgun sequence, the genomic segment AACAAGATAATTCCTGCAGTGGTTTTGGTTTAATAAAACGACCACAACACTGAGTGACTCCTAGAATGAAAAGTGGcagattgtttttttcagaacCGCATAAACCGGTAACAGACGGAATGTAGCTGCACAGAGCCGCCTCCTCATAAGTTCATCTCTATTGTTTCAGCGTTGCAGGCAACCTCTGAATAATGACGTCATCATGTTAACACTGCGCTCAACTCAGCAGGCAGTTGCAGAATGTTAGAGCACCTGTATGCGGAAATTTACGGTATTAAACATGTAACCGAAATAAGTTATTTTCGTTAAAAATTATTGtacaaaacatgaaataatttTACCTCACAAATTAAGAGATTAAGTAAAAGTCCTTTATCAAAAAGATGGTATCCCACGACCATAAGTCTTATTAAAGCTCTTTTCTCAATGATTCCAAACAATGTTTTCAGAATATCTGTGACTTCTCTTAtgctgaaatattcattttggggtgtttttcctgtgctgatgtgagagtTTTGGGACAGAAGATGTCTCATgtgtgaagccctctgaggcaaatttgtaatttgcgattttgggttatacaaaataaaaataattgaaatgatttGTGGTGCCAATGGGTGTTATTCTGATTATTCAATTCTGATTCTGGGTTTTGGAGCAATAAAAAGCTGTTATGGCCAAAACAGATAGATAGGTAGGTAGTAGTTCCAGAGAGTACCAAAATTGTTACTGCATCGCGGACAGATAAAGTTAGTGTGGGAATTTTTCAACTTTCAATATACGTTGTAATATGTGATTTGAATTATTTTCCTCTTTGGGTGTTTTTGGTATTACATTTGGATCCGtattgtgtagttgtgtgtgtcttGCCTCATTATTCTGCTTTTTTATACAAGCGCTTACAAGAGGGACAAAGTTCACTCTTCTTGACGCGTCCCCCCGTCAAGCAGCTCCGTACGTTGTTATTTCTACTTCCGGTGTGGGCGGAGCGAGACGTGAGCTCCTAGTTACCCGGATGTACCTATGAGAGAGCGCTTCATACTGAGCCAAAGCAGCGCTTTCTTTTTTACTAAATGTTCAACAAAATGTGATATCTATTATTCTCTTGCCAAATATTAATAAAGTGATTGCTGTTCAATTTCATATTAAAACAGaatttgaatttctttttgtctgtgaTGGCTTTGATGCTGAATTGAAGAATGCACGTGTACATAAACTGTCCATCAAGCAAACCGTTATGCAGCTCTGTCAATCTAAGCAGATATATGCGacttttaaagtaaaacaaaaaaaaaaaacatatcctcAATATTATTTCAcagcaaatgtttttaaaaaccgCTGCGAGACAAACATTTTCCTCATTTAGACCATATTTCAAGCCTGTTAAGTTAATCGGCTTTTTGATACTGAGAATATTCGCGTAGTCTTCTCATCCACCTGAAATCAAATAAGCATATTTACCATAGCACATTTTATTGAACACtacacacgtgtacacacacgcacaaactccTTTAAAGGAATGAAGGTGCAATACATGCCGCCGCGCTTGTCGTGTCCAGAAAACCAATATttctgctgtttaaaaaaaaagagactattTCCTCCAAACCATAAAACTTTGTCGGAGGTTGAGCTGTTTGGTGAAATGCGACGCAGCGCACAGTCCCTCCCTCACGCCGAAGCTTTTTTCAAGTCCTCGGGCAGCACCCTGCCTTTCTTCCTCGCCcggtccttcttcttctccgcctTGGCGTGCTTCTGCTTCTGGAGGTTCTTGCGCCGCTTGTCCTGGCGATGCTGCATCTTCTCCACGACGTTCTCGCTGCGCGCGTTCCACTGCGTCTTCCGCTGCTCGCggcccttctccttcttcctcagcGAGGAGCGCAGCATGACCTCGTCGTCCTTGATCTTCAGGCCCTCGGCCTTGTAGAGCACGTTGGTCcacttcatcttctcctccatctcgcgGGCCTTCCCCTCGTCCTTCTCCCGCAGCTGCTCCAGCTTGGCCTTGCGGGCCTCGACGCGGCCGAGCAGCTGCTTGTAGTTCTTCCCCGTCAGCGGCGTTAACTGGCCCTTCGTGCTctgcttcttcatcttcttcttctgcattttgTCTACGTAGCCCTCCTCCACGGTCTCCACCTTGTTGAACACGATGGCGGTTTCGTTTCTCTTGCTGGCGGCCGGGGCGGGCTTCGCTTCCGGCTTTATCTCCGCCTGCTGCTGTCGGGCGCTTTCTTCTGCCAATTTCTTCAGCAGaaactctttcttcttcttcttcctgcgctCGCGCTCCTGCTTTCGCTTTCCTCGCTTTGCCTGGACTTCCTCTGATAACGCATCCTTTGGAGCGctctaaaaacaaagaaaaaaaagacaactttgaGACTTTTTAAAATTCACTAATGCAGTTgtccaaaatgtaaataaaaacatgctttcATGTTCATATTTAACTGTAATGGTATTATCGTAATGTGAGGACTTGTGCTTTGTCTGAGAAGAAGTTGTATTGGTAAATCCCTGATAATAAATGGTCCAAACTGATGCAAAACATTGCAAACTTAAAACAAAGCATACATGTGCAAGTAAATACCAACTGCTGGTTTAAACAATAAGTAATAGTGAATACAATGGCACTAACAGGGATCAGAATTAAACTCTGTCTGCAGCATCTTTAAAAAGCTGCTTACCTGTCCTCTGGACTCTTCGATCTTCTCGTGAAGTCTCCTGCGTAGTATATCTAGCGTGGAAAAGGTGGACtctaaaaacagaacaaaaaccaTGAATGAACTGTTATTCTAATAAACCACCGGGGATGCACGGAGTAACGCACACACTTCCTGTACCTTTGGGCGCCTGCGTTGCAGATCCATTCGTGCTGGGAGCTTTGGACCCATTGGGCTTGGCTGTGGCCGGACGGTTCTGTGCCGCGGCTGAGGGGGGCGGCCCGGGCCGGGACTTCACATTGGAGCCATTTTCTTTGGAATGTTTCTTCTTACCCTTTTTcttcggaggaggaggaccgatACTAGATTTGCCCTTGAAGTGAGCTGCACACAGTTAAAAGACATGAATTAATAATCAGACATATTGTTACCTATTTTTTGACTGCATAATGACATTCGAGTTAAGACCCTGGAAACTTAAAACATCTGGAtgcataaacaacaaaaaaggctgCATTTATATAGTGAGAAGCTCTGATACGTCACGTCACACaaaactatatttaaaaaatatgagcAATTTTTAATCAATTAGATAAAAATGCCTGAAAACGGGCGATATTATTTTCTTGCCCTTTCCTGATTCTAAAGATTACTTTGAACAACAATCTATGAAATATTCCCTCTGCACATGTACTGTATGTCTGTGTATTAATAAACAGTCACTATAGatacaccgggggggggggtaaatgagCCGAATCGgcgagctaacgttaccaaacgGTCTCTTCTTCGGCTCGCGGTCCGGTTGAGATAAAACTTTACTCGCGAACTTCTGAAAGTATGAATCCCTGGAGACGAGATCCATGTCGACCCGAGAGCAGCGGAAAAAAGGCCCTCAGCGCAGGAGCTCACCGACGAACCcccgaaaaaaaacatcaaaacacttCCACCGACCCACGTGGGTTAAACGTGCCGGGGCGACGCGTCAGCGAACCGGAAGTAGTAACACCGAAAGCGGTCCCACCTCCAGCGGCGTTATGTATCTGTTACGCAGCCGggtttcctcttcttccttgacGCTTTGACTGAGGATGGCTTCTCTAAAAGCGGCGCTGGTTTGTTCCACCCGGCTGTTAAAGACCCCGCGACAAAAGGTGCGTGACGCGTTTTCACTCCGCCGGGGCGCGTGAACGTGTGAATGTCAAGCAGCATCTGagcgtgtgtttttattttcttcttcttcttctttctgtcctCGCAGTCGCAT encodes:
- the surf6 gene encoding surfeit locus protein 6 translates to MDLVSRDSYFQKFASKVLSQPDREPKKRPFAHFKGKSSIGPPPPKKKGKKKHSKENGSNVKSRPGPPPSAAAQNRPATAKPNGSKAPSTNGSATQAPKESTFSTLDILRRRLHEKIEESRGQSAPKDALSEEVQAKRGKRKQERERRKKKKKEFLLKKLAEESARQQQAEIKPEAKPAPAASKRNETAIVFNKVETVEEGYVDKMQKKKMKKQSTKGQLTPLTGKNYKQLLGRVEARKAKLEQLREKDEGKAREMEEKMKWTNVLYKAEGLKIKDDEVMLRSSLRKKEKGREQRKTQWNARSENVVEKMQHRQDKRRKNLQKQKHAKAEKKKDRARKKGRVLPEDLKKASA